The proteins below are encoded in one region of Brevundimonas fontaquae:
- a CDS encoding aldo/keto reductase, whose product MDYRQLGSSGLRVPVLSFGTGTFGGTGPLFGAWGTSDVAEARRLIDICLEAGVNLFDTADVYSDGASERVLGEAVKGRRDQVLISTKTGLPTGDGPGDWGVSRGRLIASVEAALKRLGTDHIDLLQLHAFDASTPAEELLATLDTLVTSGKVRYTGVSNYPGWALMKAQGIAERDARPRFVAHQVYYSLIDRAYEADLMPLAADQGVGSLVWSPLGWGRLTGKIRRDAPIPKGSRLHETAAFAPPVEDEHLYRVVEALDVVAAETGKTVPQIAINWLLQRPTVSSVIIGARNEEQLRQNLGAVGWTLTPEQIATLDAASDVLPPYPHTPYRQQEGFARLNPPLV is encoded by the coding sequence ATGGACTATCGCCAACTTGGATCGTCGGGATTGCGCGTCCCGGTCCTCAGCTTCGGCACGGGCACCTTCGGCGGCACGGGCCCCCTGTTCGGTGCCTGGGGCACCAGCGACGTCGCCGAGGCGCGCCGCCTGATCGACATCTGCCTGGAGGCGGGCGTCAATCTGTTCGACACCGCCGACGTCTATTCCGACGGCGCCTCCGAACGCGTGCTGGGCGAGGCCGTCAAGGGCCGCCGCGACCAGGTCCTGATCTCCACCAAGACCGGCCTGCCGACCGGCGACGGTCCGGGCGACTGGGGCGTGTCACGTGGCCGGCTGATCGCCTCCGTCGAGGCGGCGCTGAAACGCCTCGGCACGGACCACATCGACCTCCTGCAACTCCATGCCTTTGACGCCTCGACCCCGGCCGAGGAGCTTCTGGCGACGCTCGACACGCTCGTGACGTCCGGCAAGGTCCGTTACACGGGCGTCTCCAACTATCCGGGCTGGGCCCTGATGAAGGCGCAAGGCATCGCCGAGCGCGATGCACGCCCGCGCTTCGTCGCCCATCAGGTCTACTACTCCCTGATCGACCGCGCCTATGAGGCCGATCTGATGCCTCTGGCCGCCGATCAGGGCGTCGGCTCACTCGTCTGGAGCCCGCTCGGCTGGGGCCGTCTGACCGGCAAGATCCGTCGCGACGCGCCGATCCCCAAAGGTAGCCGTTTGCACGAGACCGCTGCCTTCGCCCCGCCGGTCGAGGACGAACACCTCTACCGCGTCGTCGAGGCGCTCGACGTCGTCGCCGCCGAGACCGGCAAGACCGTGCCCCAGATCGCCATCAACTGGCTGCTCCAGCGCCCGACCGTCTCCTCGGTCATCATCGGCGCCCGCAACGAGGAGCAGCTGCGCCAGAACCTCGGCGCGGTCGGCTGGACCCTGACGCCGGAACAGATCGCCACGCTCGATGCCGCCAGCGACGTCCTGCCGCCCTATCCGCACACCCCCTATCGCCAGCAGGAAGGGTTCGCGCGTCTGAACCCGCCCCTGGTCTGA
- a CDS encoding LysR family transcriptional regulator, with amino-acid sequence MHDLPLSALRALAAIHETGGVRPAARRLQVSHAAVSRHLRELEGWLGVKLLEGVPGRKVLAFTPAGEALGQAASRHMNALDQAVATVRERRRGNGVTISTTASLAARWLLPRLPRLSEIAP; translated from the coding sequence ATGCATGACCTTCCCCTGTCCGCGCTTCGCGCCCTGGCGGCAATCCATGAGACGGGTGGAGTTCGGCCAGCCGCGCGTCGCCTTCAGGTGTCCCATGCCGCCGTCAGCCGGCATCTGCGCGAGCTGGAAGGATGGCTGGGGGTTAAACTCCTGGAGGGGGTCCCGGGTCGAAAGGTTCTGGCCTTTACCCCCGCCGGAGAGGCGCTGGGACAGGCGGCGTCCCGGCATATGAACGCTCTCGACCAGGCGGTCGCGACGGTTCGTGAGCGGCGGCGCGGCAATGGCGTGACCATATCGACCACAGCGTCTCTTGCCGCCCGCTGGCTGCTCCCCCGATTGCCGCGTCTGAGCGAAATCGCGCCGTGA
- a CDS encoding glutathione S-transferase family protein, whose product MGMVIDGQWSDEDRIIEDGAFKRAPSLFDLEIPREVVNALRNESGRYHLIASMSCPWSQRAILARQLKGLVADVPLHLAGGERIEGYPANGGDPWRVPGTDRDVVHLHELYTLSLPDYTGRVTVPILWDSQTLRIVSNESARIMRAFDASPDPNSLDYTLVPDALSVAIDRLNLQLHDGLSNAAYRAGFAESQAAYDTAVRDVFKTLDGLETRLASQRFLHGPVITESDWRLFPTLVRFDIIYYLFSRCTLRRLVDYPHLWAYARDLFSWPGVADTVDFDAIRRAAYVDHPETNPFGILAIAPDIDWRAPHTRAQLGPALVATRTGDYRTVEPVKRTAI is encoded by the coding sequence ATGGGCATGGTCATCGACGGGCAGTGGAGCGACGAGGATCGCATCATTGAGGACGGTGCGTTCAAGCGCGCGCCAAGCCTTTTTGATCTGGAGATCCCCCGTGAAGTCGTGAACGCACTGCGCAACGAGTCCGGTCGTTATCACCTGATCGCTTCGATGAGTTGCCCATGGTCGCAGCGGGCGATCCTCGCCCGTCAGCTGAAGGGCCTGGTCGCCGATGTTCCCTTGCATCTGGCCGGCGGTGAGCGGATCGAGGGCTATCCGGCCAATGGCGGCGACCCGTGGCGCGTTCCGGGCACCGACCGCGACGTCGTCCACCTGCACGAACTCTATACGCTCAGCCTGCCCGACTACACCGGCCGAGTGACCGTGCCGATCCTGTGGGACAGCCAGACCCTCCGGATCGTCAGCAATGAATCGGCTCGCATCATGCGGGCGTTCGACGCCTCCCCCGATCCGAACAGCCTCGACTACACACTTGTGCCCGACGCCCTGTCGGTGGCGATCGACAGGCTGAACCTTCAGCTTCACGACGGCCTGTCCAACGCCGCCTACAGGGCTGGATTTGCCGAAAGCCAGGCGGCCTACGACACGGCAGTCAGGGATGTGTTCAAGACTCTGGACGGTCTGGAGACACGGCTAGCGTCGCAACGGTTCTTGCACGGTCCCGTCATCACCGAGAGCGATTGGCGGCTGTTTCCCACACTCGTGCGCTTCGACATCATCTACTATCTGTTCTCGCGCTGCACCCTGCGCCGCCTCGTCGACTATCCACATCTCTGGGCCTACGCCCGTGACCTCTTCAGCTGGCCCGGCGTGGCCGACACCGTCGATTTCGACGCGATCCGCCGGGCCGCCTATGTTGACCATCCCGAGACCAATCCCTTCGGCATTCTGGCCATTGCCCCCGATATCGACTGGCGCGCGCCGCATACGCGCGCCCAACTGGGGCCAGCGCTCGTCGCCACGAGGACTGGCGACTACCGGACGGTCGAACCGGTCAAGCGGACCGCAATCTGA